One genomic window of Candidatus Campbellbacteria bacterium includes the following:
- the cas1 gene encoding CRISPR-associated endonuclease Cas1 — MPGKSKIPIWLPYTSDISWQKDKATFKFKGGVLDIPWSRISSILFYGAVCPLDEEFLQLCIRYNIPICIHRRHMSKAIWITGTTTTNIDDILTKQIIFRENKIKSLHIARKLLLAKVKSMEWLLPNNKHTIHKIKFAKSVKDLRSIEALHAVRYWKKYYAKLGNKESERRNRKNVISSVLNAVSKLISGVILRYITYHKMSPYHGFMHIPTDYPSLVYDLMEPYRGYIEKNIFETIKGVHKTNRDNKNLVAFATKGVEDLLDKKVYTHQTRQIVTFQELLHGNILALRAYLLGDAKKFIVPIPGRPLGGRPKKVGYKLYGRSAGPTDFNIEAERVSKDWVINTDRDK, encoded by the coding sequence ATGCCAGGAAAAAGTAAAATACCAATTTGGTTGCCATATACTAGCGATATTTCTTGGCAAAAAGACAAGGCTACTTTTAAATTCAAGGGCGGAGTGCTTGATATTCCATGGAGTAGAATTTCCTCAATTTTATTTTATGGTGCTGTATGTCCTTTGGATGAAGAGTTTTTACAGTTATGCATTAGATATAACATACCAATTTGCATACATAGAAGGCATATGTCAAAGGCTATATGGATTACTGGTACCACAACAACGAATATAGATGACATACTGACTAAACAAATTATTTTCAGAGAAAATAAAATAAAATCTTTACATATAGCAAGGAAATTATTGTTAGCAAAAGTGAAATCAATGGAGTGGCTTCTGCCCAACAATAAACACACAATACATAAGATAAAATTTGCAAAAAGTGTAAAGGACTTAAGATCTATAGAAGCACTTCATGCGGTGAGGTATTGGAAGAAGTATTATGCAAAATTGGGAAACAAAGAATCAGAAAGAAGAAATAGAAAAAATGTTATAAGCTCTGTGTTAAACGCAGTGTCCAAGTTAATCAGCGGTGTGATTTTGAGATATATAACCTATCACAAAATGAGTCCATACCACGGATTTATGCATATACCAACTGACTATCCATCACTTGTATATGATCTTATGGAACCCTACAGAGGTTATATTGAAAAAAATATTTTTGAAACAATAAAAGGAGTACATAAAACTAACAGGGATAACAAAAATTTGGTTGCATTTGCGACTAAGGGCGTAGAAGACTTACTTGATAAAAAAGTTTATACACATCAAACAAGGCAGATAGTTACTTTTCAAGAACTTTTGCATGGTAACATATTGGCACTGAGGGCGTATTTATTGGGCGATGCCAAAAAGTTTATTGTTCCGATCCCCGGAAGGCCACTTGGAGGTCGTCCTAAAAAAGTTGGGTATAAGTTGTATGGTCGCTCTGCTGGACCTACCGACTTTAACATTGAAGCAGAAAGAGTTTCAAAGGATTGGGTTATCAACACCGATAGAGACAAGTAA
- the cas12d gene encoding type V CRISPR-associated protein Cas12d, which produces MKAKRSRKYKGMTGYKLHLRRLKYTGGKAIRTIKFPIVFKDESETENLMNQIRCDYEGQVGQFNATTLKDGRGEYSLFDLYLDFLRVGSVFHDNVFKIKSFIDDSANNEVKKDMKKKDLKFFDLIDFDSFNNKIRLSGGVRKKSGEEEIKNIFYGNQDRIEGILSKDKNEEKLKGKTGIFKHSIYIKNRKEVRKYTEQIYKGICKSDGETIKADKQKEFWSKNFGVSFIEKGNNEGALFIHPDFEFAKEDVKEQDLIDRVRKKYGENPISFLAMATNHNPLSYAFNKFLKPVREGDIDKAKEMILNINSDLWKGKEKELEKRLKWLSSRAKLLPETPYMAKSWAEYRTTMGGKLSSWISNTENQKEDIDHVLFGYTKKDKDGKDVGVPGHEEHLKTLLDIIKEKNNKNIDRLKNLTNELINLNKSIKTNLLAKSFDIYSRILGDLRVELNKFIQAQNPEMEEKELKKERNKYKSVFATLPKFPTFPGIRKKEHLTKILNSKEMYKDGLDIIERLRKMLDNDLELRKIEDEDVENEKITLLRRFDTLNNLYKDSTPWAQNIIQKAITTTTGIDIKGLKEKEVFTKYKRRGNWKELELGKNIEEIFDSIPKLIDLLRPDFKKRKLENIREHIDAIELEKIRIGLITYYKKISVSKSDFLKNFSKTKRFEEAGEYLKLQEGKTLDGDKINTILQRYFFAEMKGTLNILSKKIFKERYVVQPMGSGADFPLVFDKKDNLWYIAKKENLSKTKTETDFLQLSDKTKDPSKKKNFIPVENINCGFKIQSSKYQTQFLNESSPFFGNSINKDFDVKISDYSFIGEEDYQIDWSKDQPVFNKVRGSSKIFISIPFELKVKKNLGQKEIKAELEERNRYLGIDVGEYGLAFSLIDIKNKKLLFSWFDYEKGIRKVRERFKENKEKQKAATFTSSNTKLAEIRKSISSSLKNRIHDVAVRYNAIPSYELSISNFETGSSRLTALYKTVKTADVATENNPSEKMTREHVWGTSNFIGVHKSAYGTSYVCTECWRSLYTIRDMQNEKSKKKASKKKETEEVSWEWERINNSKYIKATIDNGQEVYGFLEGDKKKGAMKTKELIKSIQDFARPPIFDVENEKNVKLNSESFKDHPVIKDAFFKKYDNKERKKFYETAGNSGIFVCPFKGCGHISDADIQASLIIGLRAWFKKDKKNTKANFQDEMNKYKDMGFKPVKLNMPRKSFNDIISKNARKK; this is translated from the coding sequence ATGCAACAACATTGAAAGATGGCAGAGGAGAATATTCATTATTTGATTTATATCTTGATTTTCTAAGAGTTGGAAGTGTGTTTCATGACAATGTATTTAAAATAAAGAGTTTTATAGATGACAGTGCTAATAATGAGGTCAAGAAGGATATGAAGAAGAAAGATCTAAAATTCTTTGATTTAATAGATTTTGATTCTTTTAATAATAAAATAAGGCTCTCTGGCGGTGTAAGAAAGAAATCTGGAGAAGAAGAAATAAAAAATATATTTTATGGTAATCAAGATAGAATTGAAGGAATTTTATCAAAAGATAAAAATGAAGAAAAATTAAAGGGTAAAACAGGTATTTTTAAGCACAGTATATATATAAAAAATAGAAAAGAGGTTAGGAAATACACAGAACAGATATACAAAGGGATTTGTAAGTCGGATGGCGAGACTATAAAAGCAGATAAACAAAAAGAATTTTGGTCAAAAAATTTTGGAGTTAGTTTTATAGAAAAAGGTAATAATGAAGGTGCGTTGTTTATACACCCAGATTTTGAGTTTGCCAAAGAAGATGTTAAAGAACAGGATTTAATAGACAGAGTAAGGAAAAAGTATGGCGAAAACCCAATCTCTTTTTTGGCTATGGCAACCAATCATAACCCACTAAGTTATGCCTTTAATAAATTCCTTAAACCGGTTCGTGAAGGTGATATAGATAAAGCAAAAGAAATGATATTAAATATTAACTCTGATTTATGGAAGGGTAAAGAAAAAGAATTAGAAAAAAGATTAAAATGGTTATCGTCCCGTGCAAAATTATTACCCGAAACACCATATATGGCAAAAAGTTGGGCAGAATATAGAACAACGATGGGCGGTAAATTAAGTTCTTGGATAAGTAATACAGAAAATCAAAAAGAAGACATAGACCATGTTTTGTTTGGATATACCAAAAAAGATAAGGATGGCAAAGATGTAGGGGTTCCTGGACATGAAGAGCATTTAAAAACTTTGCTTGATATTATCAAAGAAAAAAATAATAAAAATATTGATAGATTAAAAAATTTAACAAATGAGTTGATAAATCTAAATAAATCAATAAAAACTAATTTATTGGCGAAATCATTTGATATATACTCAAGAATTTTAGGCGATCTTCGTGTTGAATTAAATAAATTTATACAAGCACAAAATCCAGAGATGGAAGAAAAAGAATTGAAGAAAGAGAGAAATAAATATAAATCAGTTTTTGCGACATTGCCAAAATTTCCAACTTTTCCTGGTATAAGAAAAAAAGAGCACTTGACAAAAATATTGAATTCAAAAGAAATGTACAAAGATGGTTTGGATATAATTGAACGATTAAGAAAGATGTTAGATAATGATTTAGAATTAAGGAAAATTGAAGATGAAGATGTTGAGAATGAAAAAATTACATTGTTAAGAAGATTTGATACTTTAAACAATCTATACAAAGATTCAACCCCTTGGGCACAGAATATAATTCAAAAGGCAATCACAACAACAACAGGCATTGATATTAAAGGACTTAAGGAGAAAGAAGTTTTTACAAAGTATAAGAGAAGAGGAAATTGGAAAGAGTTAGAATTAGGTAAAAATATAGAAGAAATTTTTGATTCAATACCAAAATTAATTGATTTACTGAGACCTGATTTTAAGAAAAGAAAATTAGAAAATATAAGAGAACATATTGATGCTATTGAACTTGAAAAGATTAGAATAGGATTAATTACTTACTATAAAAAGATAAGTGTCAGTAAAAGTGATTTTCTAAAAAATTTCTCTAAAACTAAACGTTTTGAAGAAGCTGGGGAATATCTAAAATTACAAGAGGGTAAGACATTGGATGGAGATAAAATTAATACAATTTTGCAAAGATATTTCTTTGCAGAAATGAAGGGAACGCTAAATATATTAAGCAAAAAAATATTTAAAGAAAGATATGTTGTTCAGCCCATGGGTTCTGGTGCTGATTTTCCTCTGGTTTTTGATAAAAAAGATAATCTTTGGTATATAGCCAAAAAGGAAAACTTATCTAAAACAAAAACAGAAACAGACTTTTTACAATTATCAGATAAGACAAAGGACCCATCAAAGAAGAAGAACTTTATACCAGTTGAAAATATTAATTGTGGTTTTAAGATCCAAAGTTCAAAATACCAAACTCAATTTTTGAACGAATCTTCTCCATTTTTTGGCAATTCTATTAATAAGGATTTTGATGTAAAAATTTCTGATTATTCATTTATAGGAGAAGAAGATTATCAAATTGACTGGTCAAAAGATCAGCCAGTTTTTAATAAAGTGAGGGGTAGTTCCAAAATCTTTATCTCTATTCCATTTGAGTTAAAGGTAAAAAAGAATTTGGGACAAAAAGAAATAAAGGCAGAGCTTGAAGAAAGGAATAGGTATCTTGGCATAGATGTTGGTGAATATGGTCTCGCCTTTTCTTTAATAGATATTAAAAATAAAAAACTTTTATTTTCTTGGTTTGATTATGAAAAAGGAATAAGGAAAGTCAGAGAGCGATTCAAAGAGAACAAAGAAAAACAAAAAGCAGCGACCTTTACATCCTCTAATACAAAACTTGCAGAAATCAGAAAATCAATAAGTAGTTCATTAAAAAACCGTATACATGATGTGGCTGTTCGGTATAATGCGATACCAAGTTATGAGCTTTCAATAAGTAACTTTGAGACGGGTAGCTCTCGATTGACTGCTTTATATAAAACAGTAAAAACTGCGGATGTTGCAACAGAAAATAATCCGTCAGAAAAAATGACAAGAGAGCATGTATGGGGCACTAGTAACTTTATTGGTGTTCATAAAAGTGCTTACGGGACAAGTTATGTATGTACAGAATGTTGGAGAAGTTTGTACACTATAAGAGATATGCAAAATGAAAAGTCTAAAAAGAAAGCAAGCAAAAAGAAGGAAACAGAAGAAGTTTCTTGGGAGTGGGAAAGAATCAATAATAGTAAATATATAAAAGCAACTATAGATAATGGGCAAGAAGTGTATGGCTTTTTGGAGGGAGATAAAAAGAAGGGTGCTATGAAAACAAAAGAACTAATAAAATCTATACAAGATTTTGCAAGACCTCCAATCTTTGATGTAGAAAATGAAAAGAATGTTAAATTAAACAGCGAGTCTTTTAAAGACCATCCAGTTATAAAAGACGCTTTCTTCAAGAAATATGATAACAAGGAACGGAAAAAGTTTTACGAGACAGCAGGAAACTCTGGAATTTTTGTTTGCCCATTTAAGGGCTGTGGACATATATCAGATGCAGATATACAAGCATCTTTGATTATAGGTTTAAGGGCTTGGTTTAAGAAAGATAAGAAAAATACAAAAGCCAATTTCCAAGATGAAATGAACAAATACAAAGATATGGGTTTCAAACCAGTAAAGTTAAACATGCCAAGAAAATCCTTTAATGATATTATAAGTAAAAATGCCAGGAAAAAGTAA